A section of the Salminus brasiliensis chromosome 10, fSalBra1.hap2, whole genome shotgun sequence genome encodes:
- the foxa1 gene encoding hepatocyte nuclear factor 3-alpha — translation MLGAVKMEGHETPDWSSYYTDAQEVYSPMTNSSMNAGLSSMNSMNSYMSMSTSGNMTSSSFNMSYANPALSAGLSPGTMAGMQSSASSAMNGMSGGVSSMGTALSPTNMNAISAQHTSMNALNPYSSISPTMSPMTYAQPNLNRARDNKTFRRSYPHAKPPYSYISLITMAIQQSPSKMLTLSEIYQWIMDLFPYYRQNQQRWQNSIRHSLSFNDCFVKVSRSPDKPGKGSYWTLHPDSGNMFENGCYLRRQKRFKCDKKVVGSGKGPDGRKDQNGSGSPSSDNTNTKTGHMDSSSIASANQSSSPHSLEHRSGTANSELKSSGPQIHPVASSATSLSSIPLPPHSMAHESQLHLKGDPHYSFNHPFSINNLMSSSEQQHKLDLKAYEQALQYSSYGSGMSSSLPLGSASMAGRASMDPSALEASYYQGVYSRPVLNTS, via the exons ATGCTGGGAGCAGTGAAAATGGAAGGACACGAAACTCCAGACTGGAGTAGCTATTATACCGATGCGCAAGAG GTGTACTCTCCCATGACCAACAGCAGCATGAACGCTGGACTGAGCTCTATGAACAGTATGAACAGTTACATGAGTATGTCCACCAGTGGGAATATGACCTCTAGTTCCTTCAACATGTCTTATGCGAACCCTGCTCTCAGTGCTGGACTAAGCCCGGGGACTATGGCAGGGATGCAGTCGAGTGCGAGCAGCGCAATGAACGGCATGAGTGGCGGGGTATCTTCCATGGGTACGGCGCTTAGCCCCACCAACATGAATGCGATTTCGGCCCAGCACACCTCCATGAATGCACTGAACCCCTACTCAAGCATCAGCCCCACAATGAGCCCCATGACATACGCCCAGCCCAACCTCAACAGGGCACGGGACAACAAGACTTTCAGGAGAAGTTATCCCCATGCCAAGCCTCCATACTCCTACATATCGCTCATCACCATGGCTATTCAGCAGTCACCGAGCAAGATGCTCACGCTTAGTGAGATCTACCAGTGGATAATGGACCTTTTTCCATACTACCGTCAAAATCAACAAAGGTGGCAGAACTCCATCAGACACTCGCTGTCTTTCAATGACTGTTTCGTCAAAGTGTCTAGGTCGCCCGACAAGCCAGGGAAAGGCTCTTATTGGACCCTGCATCCTGATTCTGGGAATATGTTTGAGAATGGCTGTTACCTCCGCAGACAGAAGCGCTTCAAATGTGACAAAAAGGTAGTGGGAAGTGGGAAAGGGCCCGACGGGAGGAAAGACCAGAACGGGTCAGGTTCGCCCTCGAGcgacaacacaaacacaaagaccgGGCACATGGACTCCAGCTCCATAGCCAGCGCAAACCAGTCCTCTAGCCCTCACAGCTTGGAGCACAGAAGCGGTACCGCCAACTCCGAACTAAAGAGCAGTGGCCCGCAGATACACCCCGTGGCCAGCTCAGCCACATCTCTCTCCTCTATCCCTTTGCCCCCGCACTCTATGGCCCACGAGTCTCAGCTGCACCTAAAGGGAGACCCCCATTACTCTTTCAACCACCCGTTTTCCATCAATAATTTAATGTCCTCCTCGGAGCAACAGCACAAACTGGACTTGAAAGCTTATGAACAAGCATTGCAATATTCATCTTATGGCTCAGGTATGTCTTCCAGCCTGCCACTCGGCAGTGCCTCCATGGCCGGGAGAGCCAGCATGGACCCCTCTGCTTTAGAGGCGTCTTACTACCAAGGTGTGTATTCAAGACCGGTTCTTAACACTTCTTAG